The following proteins are co-located in the Paenibacillus sp. JNUCC32 genome:
- a CDS encoding carbohydrate ABC transporter permease has product MTSATKPVSAKPASVTRLGKHQARMGYLFIMPTMLLFAVFMVIPVGMALYLSFTNYDVLSSNDWVGMDNYRRLFGDDLYWKTFVNVMIYAVVFVPLNVLISLLLAILLNRAARGVKALRTFYYLPTLTSAVAAATVWIWMLHPEYGLVNGILSLFGITGPAWVSQTDTAMLSIIMMTLWQSVGSNMIIYLAGLQGVPDYLYESARLDGASKFDCLRYITWPQLRPTTFLVSTMSIIGALQLFDQAFVLTQGGPANATKTPVYLIYQQGFNQLQMGYASSQAFVLAMAILVFSLISMKINKSEESIV; this is encoded by the coding sequence ATGACTTCCGCCACGAAGCCAGTCAGCGCCAAGCCTGCTTCCGTCACGAGGCTTGGCAAACACCAGGCCAGGATGGGCTACCTGTTCATTATGCCGACAATGCTGTTATTTGCGGTATTCATGGTGATCCCGGTTGGAATGGCGCTATACCTGAGTTTTACCAATTATGACGTGCTCAGCTCGAACGACTGGGTCGGCATGGACAATTACAGGCGACTGTTCGGCGATGATTTGTATTGGAAAACCTTCGTTAACGTGATGATCTATGCGGTGGTGTTCGTGCCGCTCAACGTACTGATCTCCCTTCTGCTGGCGATCCTGCTGAACCGGGCGGCGAGGGGAGTCAAGGCGCTGCGGACGTTTTACTATCTTCCGACCTTGACGTCGGCGGTCGCGGCGGCCACCGTCTGGATCTGGATGCTGCATCCCGAATACGGGCTCGTTAACGGGATCCTGTCGCTGTTCGGCATCACGGGCCCGGCCTGGGTGTCCCAGACCGATACCGCCATGCTGTCGATTATTATGATGACGCTGTGGCAGAGCGTAGGCTCCAATATGATCATTTACCTGGCCGGACTTCAGGGCGTGCCGGATTATCTGTACGAGTCCGCTCGTCTGGACGGTGCCAGCAAATTCGATTGCCTGCGTTACATTACCTGGCCGCAGCTGCGGCCGACCACATTCCTTGTCAGCACGATGTCGATTATCGGCGCGCTGCAGCTGTTTGATCAGGCATTCGTGCTCACGCAGGGCGGACCCGCCAATGCAACGAAAACGCCGGTTTATCTCATTTATCAGCAGGGCTTTAACCAGCTGCAGATGGGGTATGCATCATCGCAGGCCTTCGTGCTGGCGATGGCGATTCTGGTCTTCTCGCTGATCAGCATGAAGATCAATAAATCGGAAGAATCGATTGTGTAA
- a CDS encoding carbohydrate ABC transporter permease produces the protein MRAIESQAKRQRILTASVFYISAILIAIVMFLPFYWSVMTSFKPDEDMFSMPIKWFPTDITLEHYKKAFTTVPFGLYFWNSFFLAITGVLLNLFFGSLSGYAFAKLKFKGNSGLFRVLLAAMMVPGIVTMIPSVYVLRHIPLMGGNDLFGSGGMGLMNSFWGIILPGASGTFAVFFMRQFFLTLPSDMMEMARIEGCGEFKIFWRIYLPLTKPALATLSIFTFQAGWNSFLWPMIVLNDPNKATIQMGLQAFSFNFQTDYGPMMAGALVAILPILVLFLALQRYFIQGIAFSGIKG, from the coding sequence ATGAGAGCAATTGAGAGTCAGGCCAAGCGGCAGCGAATCCTTACCGCGAGCGTCTTTTATATCAGTGCCATTCTGATCGCCATCGTCATGTTTCTCCCGTTCTACTGGAGCGTGATGACCTCTTTTAAGCCGGATGAGGATATGTTCTCGATGCCGATCAAATGGTTCCCTACGGACATCACGCTGGAGCACTATAAAAAGGCGTTCACAACCGTACCCTTCGGCCTTTATTTCTGGAATTCATTCTTTCTGGCCATTACCGGCGTGCTGCTCAACCTGTTCTTCGGTTCGCTCAGCGGCTACGCTTTTGCCAAGCTGAAGTTCAAAGGCAACTCGGGACTCTTTCGCGTGCTGCTGGCCGCGATGATGGTCCCGGGCATCGTCACAATGATTCCGAGCGTGTATGTGCTGCGCCATATACCGCTGATGGGAGGCAACGACCTGTTCGGAAGCGGCGGCATGGGGCTGATGAATTCCTTCTGGGGGATCATTCTTCCGGGGGCTTCCGGCACGTTTGCGGTGTTCTTCATGCGGCAGTTCTTCCTGACGCTCCCCTCCGACATGATGGAGATGGCACGGATTGAAGGCTGCGGCGAATTCAAAATTTTTTGGCGCATCTATTTGCCTCTGACCAAGCCGGCGCTGGCAACCCTGAGCATCTTCACGTTTCAGGCGGGCTGGAACAGCTTCCTGTGGCCGATGATCGTGCTGAACGATCCGAACAAGGCGACGATCCAGATGGGGCTCCAGGCCTTCTCGTTCAATTTCCAGACGGATTACGGCCCGATGATGGCCGGGGCGCTGGTGGCTATTTTGCCGATCCTTGTCCTGTTCCTGGCTCTGCAGCGGTACTTCATTCAGGGCATCGCATTTAGCGGGATCAAAGGCTAG
- a CDS encoding glycoside hydrolase family 76 protein encodes MITVSGIWTKRANEAQRALERHFWNDSIRMYNIETPCPDGACNTIFHYWWMAHAADVLVDGYVRTADPLYAERLEQLYEGVLRRNDGTWPNELYDDMEWMALAWLRAYEATGLEKYKQAALTLWEDIQTGWNDVQGGGIAWHKEQLGYKNTPANAPAVILAARLYRAFGNPADLEWARKIYAWQKNALVDPATGFVWDGMNRTGDGAIDKDWKFTYCQGVFIGAAVELFRVTGDSAYLEDSKRTFQAMRVELADSAEGILPDEGGGDAGLFKGILIRYVTEAIKVWPEATEAAGWLSRNANVLWEQGKTADGALFGTDWKSRPLSDAIVQLSSQLSGVMLLECAAELEQSAEQAGGSGGGNSAANWDERADRLQEAMYRNYGNPDSGIMDQWFPREHAAAGENFYYWWQAHVLDVLVDAYHRTGKPVYADRMEAFSRSLYKYNGHTFTHNYYDDMEWTALALLRAHQATGREWYKEQALTLWEDIKTAWNDHCGGGMAWKKDQLDYKNTPANAPAAILAARLYLLERNEEDLNWAKRIYEWNKSRLVEQSTGFVWDGMNRLGDGEIDYDWKFTYCQGVFLGAGVELYRCTGDKFYLEDAKRTADACMLELCDPKTLLLPDEGIDDTGLFKGILIRYLLLLLEEAPEEDAVRRMIQCNAETLWEKGMLEDAGLCGPAWDALPTLPVQLSVQLSGMMLTEAAAVLSK; translated from the coding sequence ATGATAACGGTGTCCGGTATATGGACCAAAAGGGCCAATGAGGCGCAGCGCGCGCTGGAACGTCATTTCTGGAATGATTCGATCCGTATGTACAATATAGAAACGCCGTGCCCGGACGGGGCGTGCAACACGATTTTCCATTATTGGTGGATGGCGCATGCGGCGGATGTGCTGGTGGACGGTTATGTTCGCACGGCGGATCCGTTGTATGCGGAGCGGCTGGAGCAGCTGTATGAGGGAGTGCTCCGCCGGAATGACGGCACATGGCCGAATGAGCTGTACGATGACATGGAATGGATGGCGCTGGCATGGCTGCGCGCCTATGAGGCGACGGGGCTGGAGAAGTACAAGCAAGCGGCGCTGACGCTCTGGGAGGATATTCAAACCGGCTGGAACGATGTTCAAGGCGGGGGAATTGCTTGGCACAAGGAGCAGCTCGGTTATAAGAATACCCCGGCTAATGCGCCTGCGGTTATTTTGGCGGCACGGCTGTATCGGGCTTTCGGTAATCCGGCCGACCTGGAATGGGCTCGGAAAATTTACGCTTGGCAGAAGAATGCCCTCGTGGATCCTGCCACGGGTTTTGTCTGGGATGGAATGAACCGTACCGGAGACGGGGCCATCGATAAAGATTGGAAATTCACTTATTGCCAAGGCGTATTTATCGGAGCAGCGGTCGAGCTGTTTCGGGTTACGGGTGATTCGGCGTACCTTGAAGACTCCAAGCGGACCTTTCAAGCGATGCGCGTAGAGCTGGCGGATTCGGCAGAAGGCATCCTCCCGGACGAAGGCGGAGGCGACGCCGGATTGTTCAAAGGCATCCTGATCCGTTATGTAACGGAAGCCATCAAGGTGTGGCCTGAAGCAACAGAAGCTGCAGGGTGGCTGAGCCGGAACGCCAATGTGCTCTGGGAACAGGGAAAGACTGCAGATGGCGCGTTGTTCGGGACCGATTGGAAGAGCCGTCCACTGTCTGACGCTATCGTTCAGCTCAGCTCGCAGCTGAGCGGCGTGATGCTGCTTGAATGTGCGGCCGAGTTGGAACAGTCTGCGGAGCAGGCTGGGGGGAGCGGTGGTGGGAATTCTGCGGCGAACTGGGATGAGAGAGCGGACCGGCTGCAGGAGGCCATGTACCGAAATTACGGAAACCCGGATAGCGGCATTATGGATCAATGGTTTCCGCGGGAACATGCCGCAGCAGGCGAGAATTTCTATTATTGGTGGCAGGCGCATGTGCTGGATGTGCTGGTGGACGCTTATCATCGCACGGGAAAACCGGTGTATGCCGACCGAATGGAAGCATTCAGCCGAAGCCTGTACAAGTACAACGGCCATACGTTCACCCACAATTACTACGATGACATGGAATGGACGGCACTCGCACTGCTTCGTGCGCATCAGGCTACCGGACGCGAGTGGTACAAGGAGCAGGCGCTTACGCTGTGGGAAGACATCAAGACCGCTTGGAACGATCACTGCGGGGGCGGCATGGCGTGGAAGAAGGATCAGCTGGATTACAAAAACACGCCGGCTAACGCGCCTGCCGCCATTTTGGCGGCGAGGCTGTATCTTTTGGAGCGAAACGAAGAGGATTTGAATTGGGCAAAGCGCATCTATGAATGGAACAAAAGCCGACTTGTCGAGCAATCGACCGGGTTTGTATGGGATGGCATGAACCGGCTGGGCGACGGTGAGATCGATTACGATTGGAAATTCACGTATTGCCAGGGCGTGTTCCTCGGTGCCGGAGTGGAATTATACCGTTGTACGGGGGATAAGTTCTATCTCGAAGACGCGAAACGGACCGCTGACGCGTGCATGCTGGAGCTGTGCGATCCAAAAACCCTGCTTCTGCCCGATGAAGGCATTGACGACACGGGTCTGTTTAAAGGCATCCTGATCCGTTATTTGCTGCTGCTGCTTGAAGAGGCGCCCGAAGAGGACGCCGTACGCCGAATGATCCAGTGCAACGCGGAAACGCTATGGGAGAAGGGAATGCTTGAGGATGCTGGTTTATGCGGCCCTGCCTGGGACGCTCTGCCGACTCTTCCCGTTCAACTGAGCGTGCAGCTGAGCGGAATGATGCTGACGGAGGCTGCGGCCGTGTTGAGCAAATAG